Part of the Deltaproteobacteria bacterium genome is shown below.
CGGCGATTGCGACAACGAAAATTCTTTTGGCACCCAACCGTATTTTGGCCCTTTTTTGCAACTGGGAACCGGAGCCTGGACTCCCAAGGCGACCATGTCCGCGACCCGCGTTTTTGGGCGGTCGCGTCTTGATGGCCAGCTGATGTATGTTCTTGGCACCGAGGGCGAGCATCACATCGAAAAGGGAGACCAGTTTTTGTATAATCTCGGTTACGGCTACGCCCTGAACTCCTTTTTGACCGCCGGGCTGGCCTTGAACGGGATCCATCAGGACAAGAACACCCAGGAGCTTTCGCCCGGCGTGATCGGTCATGATCCCAATTCTGGCTGTGATCTGATATTTCTTGGCCCGGAACTGAGCTGGAACATCAAGCCATGGAACACTGTCCTTGGTCTGGCCCTGCCCGTGTCCGTGTACCGGGACATGGAGGGCTCGCAACCCACCGAGGACTACAGATTGGTGGCCAAGATCGCCGTGCGTTTCTGAATAAAAAAGGGCCGGCGCGTCGTCGCGCCGGCCCTGGTCCGTTTCTTGGGAACATAGTCGTTATTCGACGGTCAGGATGACGGAAAAGGCCTTGACCAGGGCGCAGATGTTGTCGCCGACCTTGAGGTCCAGGCCGCTGGCCGATTCGTCGGTGATGAGCGACGTGATCTGGGTCCCGTCGGGCAGATCGACCACCACGTCCACGGCGATCTTGCCCCGGTTGATCTTGGAAATCACGCCGTGGAATTTGTTCCTGGCGCTGGTCGTGAGTTTTTGGTCCTCCTTGACCAAGACCACCCACGGTGCCTTGACCGTGGCGATGACGGTCGTGCCCATGGTCAAGCCCAGGGCGTCGAAGCTGTCCTTGGTGATGACGGACACAACCTTGAGCCCCGTGGCCGTGGTTAGCTCCACTTCGCTCAAGACCATGCCGTCGCGGATGGCGCTGATTTGACCGACGAACATGTTTCTGGCCGATGTTTTCATTTTATGAACCTCATGAATGTAATGGTGCATGATGCGCCGGGTGTCGGCGTCGGAAAAACTGACGTATTGGGCCGTCTGGGGCAGGCTCTGGTGGCCAAGCATGGCGTCGACCACGACCAGGGGCACTCCGCCGCGCAAGAGCTCGACGGCTCGGGAATGACGCAGCACGCGGGGATTGAGCAGGTCGCGCGGGATGTCCGTCCCGGCGCCGCGCTCGGAAAATTTGCGCCGGACATAGCCCTGGTCCAGATGGAAAACCTGTCCCCGCAGCGTCGAGCTCAGGGGATTGTCGAAAAAGTGCCGCAAGGTGTCGAGCACGTCCACGGGCAGGGGGATTTCGCGCGTGGACTCGCCCCGAACTCGGACCACGCCGCGTTCGAAA
Proteins encoded:
- a CDS encoding transporter, translating into MRRFVFAFAAAYLIFLSVVHADDSSNIKPLPPVTMQDGNVFAPMRFAVIGRYAYFDQNRIFTGASEDDPGFGKRRRTAHAGQLTLRAGLPAGFEVLATGTLWDKTVERENAKGATDESDVSGLGDIQLMVRYQLLSQKNGAPLSLAAGLGLEIPTGDCDNENSFGTQPYFGPFLQLGTGAWTPKATMSATRVFGRSRLDGQLMYVLGTEGEHHIEKGDQFLYNLGYGYALNSFLTAGLALNGIHQDKNTQELSPGVIGHDPNSGCDLIFLGPELSWNIKPWNTVLGLALPVSVYRDMEGSQPTEDYRLVAKIAVRF
- a CDS encoding integrase yields the protein MDKIDQLDPDILLGLSQRVQSELHRRGLPSQAPQRRSGPKSSRMFQVPRTVKYLTQAQVETLAVSFRAWLQAARDARTTQARMRIWLLFLILRHTGMRLGEALELDDRQDFDFERGVVRVRGESTREIPLPVDVLDTLRHFFDNPLSSTLRGQVFHLDQGYVRRKFSERGAGTDIPRDLLNPRVLRHSRAVELLRGGVPLVVVDAMLGHQSLPQTAQYVSFSDADTRRIMHHYIHEVHKMKTSARNMFVGQISAIRDGMVLSEVELTTATGLKVVSVITKDSFDALGLTMGTTVIATVKAPWVVLVKEDQKLTTSARNKFHGVISKINRGKIAVDVVVDLPDGTQITSLITDESASGLDLKVGDNICALVKAFSVILTVE